The Desulfovibrio sp. region CTGGCATGCCCATCACAGACTATCAGGACAGGCAGATCGGCATTCTTGTGTTCAGCACCGACCTTGCGGAACAGCAGAATATCATGAGCCGTGCGGGTATCATCATTACCACCACATTTCTCACCCTGCTTGTTGTGCCGCTGATCATGATATTTGTTGTTCTCAGTATTACGGTTTTGCGCCCGGTTCAAAATATTCGCCAGACAATTCAGGAAATTGCCGAAGACAGGGCCGTGCTGGCCAACCGCCTGCAATACCATTCCGGCGATGAAATCGGGGCGCTGGCCCTGTGGTTCAACAAGCTGCTCGACAAGATTGAAAGCATGCTCTCAGAAGTGCAGGGCTACAAGAACCTGCTCAATGCTGTGCCAGACCCCATTTTTGGCGTGGACGAAGACTACCGTATCATCATTGCCAATACAGCTACAGAGACCCTGCTCAAAAAGGATATAGACAAGCTCAAGGGGCAGTTTTGCCACGACAATTTCAACACTGCAGTCTGCCAGACAGAAGATTGCCCCATCGCTCAGTCAAAACTCAGCGGTTCGTTTATTCAGGCTGGAATCATCGACATTGGCTCTGGGGAAAAGCCCCACTTTGTACAGCCTGTGAGCGACGTTCTACGCGATGGTCAGGGCAACAGGATCGGCTATGTGGAGATCGCCAGAGACGTTACCAGTCTGGTGCTGAAAGAACGTGAAATTGAAGAAACCATGAAGCACATGCGTGAGGTCAACGCCTCTATCGCGCAAGCCTCGCACAGCCTTGCCGAAGCGTCTTCGCTCATGACCAACCGCTTCCATAAGGTTGCCGAGGGGGCCGACACCCAGAACCACCGCGCCCAGGAAACCGCCACGGCCATGGAAGAAATGACCTCGACCGTGCATGAAGTGGCGCAAAATGCCGCTGCGGCGGCCGATCAGACCGAGGATGCGCGGCAAAAGGCCCAGACCGGGGCTGGCATTGTTGACGAAGCCATTTCGGCCATTGCCGAGGTCAACAGCCACACCAGCACCCTGCTCAAGGAAATGGAATCACTCGAAACCCATACCCAGGGCATTGGCAGAATTCTTGGCGTTATTTCTGATATTGCCGACCAGACCAACCTGCTGGCCCTGAACGCCGCCATTGAAGCAGCCCGCGCTGGTGATGCTGGCAGGGGCTTTGCCGTGGTGGCGGACGAAGTGCGCAAGCTGGCCGAAAAAACCATGCTTGCCACCAAGGAAGTGGCCGAGGCGGTTACCGCCATTCAATCTGTAGCCCGGGGCAACATGCAGGAAATGCGCACCACCGTAGATACCGTGAGCCGAGCCACTGACATGGCCCACCAAAGCGGCACAGCCCTTACAGAGATAGTTGAAATCGTTGAAAATGCCAGCAGCAGCGTACAATCAATCGCCACTGCGGCAGAGCAGCAGTCTGCCACCAGCGAAGAGATCAACCGGGCCATTGTGGATGTAAAGCATGTTGCTGAAAGCACCAACAAACTGACCAACGAGCTGAACACCACGGTTGCCGAGCTTTCGCACCTCGCCGACCAGCTCAAGCGCCTTTCGCAGTCCTGATGCTCCCAGGCCGGGCCTGCCAGTTTCCCCCCCCCCCCCCGGTCCGCGGGGGGGCGGGGGGGGGGACTTCTTGACCTTTGATGCAAGATGCCCTAGGCACATTTGTGGGCCGATGCGGTTTTTCAAGGCAACACTGCGTATCCCATGTCCGAATCCACGGCCCTTGCACCCCCCATTCTCCAAACTGCTTCTGGCAGATGCCAAGCATTCCTGCCTGTAAGCCAATCAACCCCGGTGGCAGATCCAATACCTGCGCAGACAGGCATTCTTGCCTGAAATTACGATGCTCCCCTATGCTGGTTGAACATACAACCGAACAACCCAGCCGAACTGCCACACCGCCGCAAACGCGGCCATTGAGGTTTATTGATGAAAAATGTCGAACGCCTGCTCCAGGGAAATGAGTTTTTTCAAAAAAACTATTTCTGCAAGCATGAAGAAGAACTGCTTGATCTTGTCTCCAGCGGTCAGCACCCCAAGGTGCTGTACATTGGCTGCGCCGACTCCCGGGTTATTCCCTCGTTGATCACCAACACGCCTCCTGGTCAGCTTTTTGTGCTGCGCAACGTGGGCAACTTTGTGGCACCCTACAAACCCGACGAAGACTATCACGCCATGGCCGCGGGCATTGAATACGCCGTAACAGCTCTGAATGTTGAAGAAATCATCATCTGCGGCCACACCCACTGCGGTGCTATTGCAGCACTGTACAAAGACATTCACGATGAAGCCTTTGTGCACACGCAAAAATGGCTTTCGCTGGGCAAAAAAGCCAAGGAGCTGGCAAGTCTGGCCCTAGGCAAGGACGAAGAGCAGGAAAAACTGCTGCGCCTGACAGAAAAACTCTCCATCATTTTCCAGATCGAGAACCTTATGACCTACCCCTGTGTCAGCAACAAGGTGAGCAACGGAGAGCTGCACGTTCACGGCTGGCTGTACCATATCGAAACCGGCGAAATCAAATATTACGACCCAGACGAACACGACTTTTTGGCGCTGAAGAAATAGCGCCTGCGTAGCCGCACCATCTGCGGCCATCCTTCCAGTTCCAATTCCCGTCAGCGGGTTCTCCGGCAACGTGAGAACCCGCTTTTTTTGTAACCAGCCAGCAAAAAAACGGCAGATGTATGGGCACGCTTGTCAGTCACCAGCAAGTGATTATGTTTACATACAGATTCTTATGCAAACAAACGACGCACAAACCAGACCACAATGACATGACATTGAACAATAACCACAGCACATTACAGACAATACACACGTCATTGGCAAAGTTGCCTGCATTTCAATCCCAAGCCATGCACCTTTGCAGTTTGGCAGTATTGATGTAGTGTATATATGGCAGATCACCAAATGGCATGTTGTGGCAATTGCCACCAACACATTTTCCTCCACAGTCACCCGGAGGCCGCTCCCCAAGGAGGCCAATGATGACAGCCGTTAAAAGCATAAGCGCACAATCCCTGCGGCAAAAAGATCTCAAGCAGGCGCTGATTGTAGATGTGCGCACTCCCATGGAATTCGCGGAAAAACGACTTGCCCATCCGGCAACCCTGGCTCCGGTAACGGAGCTTGATCCTCAAATGGTTGCCTTGCGAAGCGGGGCATTGCCCAGCACCCCCATCTATACACTTTGCGCGAGCGGCAGGCGCGCGCAAACGGCAGCGGCCAAGTTTATCGAAGCCGGATTTACAGACATAACCGTGATTGAAGGCGGCCTTGCGGCCTGCAAGGAAGCAGGCTTTCCCACTGTTGGGCAGGGCCTGCCCAAGACGGGCGAAACCTCGCCCACCCTCGACAGGCAGGTGCGCCTTGTGGCCGGAGCGCTCACGGCCCTGTTTGTTCTGCTGGGGCTCTTTGCACACAAGGCATTTCTGCTTGGCGCGCTCTTTATTGGCTGCGGGCAGGTATTTTCTGGCCTTACAAACTGGTGCGGCCTTGCGCTGCTGCTCGCGCGCGCGCCCTGGAACAAAAAGGGTTGCACAGGCGGCGCCTGCCCCATCGGCGGGGGCAAAAGCCCGGGCGCAAGCTGCCAGTAGTGCTGTTTGCCAAGATTGCCAGAAATTCCACCCAAGCTTTTTGCAAAGGAGTTCGCCATGTCTGCACCCAACGTGCGCGGATTTTTTGATCCCGTTACAGCCACCTGGACATACGTGGTCTGGTCTGCAACCGACGCCCAGCGCCGCTGCGCCATCATAGACAGCGTGCTTGATTTCGACATGTACGCCTGCCGCACGTCCACGGCTTCGGCAGATGCCGTTATTGATTTTGTTCGCCAGCAGAATTTTGTGGTTGAATGGATTCTTGAAACGCACATTCATGCCGACCACATTACAGCTGCCAGCTATATCAAGGAAAAAATGGGCGGAAAAATCGCCATCAGCAAACACATGCTCGATATCATCGCCACGTGGACGCCCATTTTTCAAACGCAGGAGGACACTCCCGCTGACGGTTCGGCCTTTGACTACCTGTTCGACAATGACGAGGAATTCACCATTGCCGACATGCCCGCCAAAATAATTCACACCCCCGGGCATACCCCGGCAGACACAACCTATATTGTGGGCAATGCCGTCTTTGTGGGCGACACGATCTTTCTGCCCGACGTGGGCTCGGGGCGGTGCGACTTTCCCGGTGGCAGCGCCGACGATTCGTATGATTCCTCGCGCAAACTCTTTGCCCTGCCAAACGACACGCGAATCTACGTGGGGCATGACTACCCGCCAGAAGGTATGCGCGGCCCTCAGTGCATGGCCACAGTGGCAGAACAAAAAACCGGCAACGTGCGCCTGAACCAGCAGGTCGGCAAGGCAGATTTTGTAACCAGACGTCGCGCAGACGACTCGGGCAAGGCCGTGCCGCCTCTGATCTTGCCCTCGCTGCAGGCCAACATGCGCACAGGCAAATTTGGCAAGGCAGTTAACGGCATGCAGTATGTAAAACTCCCCCTCAACCGCATGTAAGAACGACGCCCAAACATCACAACCGAGCCCCTCTGACACGCAAACCTGCGTATCAGAGGGGCTGAATATTTAGATATGGCAGACACGCGGGCCAGCCAGAGGGGCACCCTGCCCTGCGCCTACTTTTTTGCGGCTTTTTTGTCCGTCTTCTGACCGTACAAGGCCTGCGCCAGGCCAACAGCAAAGGGCCCAGCCATGCCCGTGGGTGTGGTATTGGTCAAAACCACAAAGGAAATGCCATTTTCGCGGTCCATAAAAAAATGGGTTCCGTAAGCGCCGCTCCAGCTCAGGGTTCCTGCTCCAGCGTTGTACTCTGCTTTTTCGGGCTGCAACAGAACAGCACCGCCATAGCCAAAACCCCAGCCGGGGGCAACGACTTCATTCGTTTTTTTTGCGGTCGCACTCATGCGTTGCGAGTAGACGGAGCACACCTGATCAGAGGTCATGGCCGTGGCGGTTTCCGGCTTCAACACAGGGCCGCCGCCCGTACGCAGTGCTTCCAGAAATTTCAGATAATCGGCAGCAGTGCCCACCATGCCCGCACCGCCAGAGGGGTAGGCCTGATCGTCCAGCGCACGGCCGGGCTCATAGCGCGTGGCCGACACACCGTGAGGAACGACCTCGGTTTCTGCCATGCGATGGGGCTTGCCATCGGCCCACAGGTAGGCCGCGGCAAGCATCTCTGGCCTGTCGGCCACAAAGCCTGTGGAGGTCATACCCAGTGGCCCGGTAACGTACTTTTTAACCACATCGGGCAGGGAGTCGCCCCCGGCTCTGGAAACAACCTCGCCCAGAACATCAATGGCAAGGGAATATTTCCAGCTTGTGCCGGGCTCATAGTACAACGGCACTGATGCAAGCCGCCAGATATTTTCTTCAAGTGTGATGGTCGGATTATCCAGCCCGTCAGATACTTCGGCCTGCGCCATGGGGCCGTCTGCCGGTTCCAGAAAACCATATGACAGCCCGGCTGTATGGGTAAGCAGGTGCTGTATGGTAATGCCGTGCTCAACCTTGCCATGGTACATGGGAGTAAAGAAAGGAATCCAGCGGGTAACCGGGTCGTCCAGATCTATCATGCCCTGATCTGCCAGAGCCAGAGCGGCCACGCTTACAATGGCCTTGCTCATTGAGGCCAGACGAAAGCGCGTATCAAGGCTCATGGCCCTGCCATTTTCCCGGTCGGCCATCCCCACGGCCCGCTGATACACCAGTTGACCGTTACGGGCGGCCATCACCACAGCCCCCACAATTTTTTGCTGTGCAATTGCCTCGTCCAGCACGGCATCAAGGCGTTTTGCCAATGTGGCATCTGGCGTACCCACAGCATCGTGCTCATCACCGGTGCTGGCCGCTGCAGCGCAACGCACGCTTATACCGTTGGGCATGCCGTCGTTAATGCCGCCGCAAGGCCAAACGCTCAGGACCGCAAAAAGCGTTATAAAGCATGCCACGGCGCGTAGCCTGCCCCGGTGATCAGACAGACAATTGAACAATGTAATCATGCAGCCTCCCAGCGGGCATGTGCGCCCCTCGAAATTACCGGCAATTGAGCCACGTTTAGCGACATAAGTAAATAGCTACAGGGCGTTGGGCAAGCGCTTAACAAACAGATAGCATTCTCATATGATGGCCTATAAGCAGGAGGAATCCATGAACCCACTTTTTTCTCCCATCAAGCTCAAGGGCCTGACCCTGAACAACCGCATTGTCGTGCCTCCCATGGATCAGTATTCGGCGCAGGACGGCTTGCCCGGCAACTGGCACGTCATGCATTACGGCAACCTTGCCGCATCCGGGGCTGGTCTGCTGATTGTAGAAGCTACCGCTGTGGAGGCACCCGGTCGTATCTCACCGCAGGACATGGGACTGTGGAATGATGCACAGGAAGCCGCCCACAAGCACATGATTGATACCATACGTTCATATTCCGCAACCCCTCTGGGTATTCAGCTTGGGCATGCGGGACGCAAGGGTTCCACCGCCCGCCCGTGGGAAGGCGGCAAACCGCTGCCAGCCGACGGCGCAGGTTGGGAAATATGCGCACCTTCCGCCCTGCCCTATGCGCCGGGCCATCAAACACCCGCTGAGCTCACCACCGCAGATATTGCCCGGCTTACAAGGTCATTTGTGGCCTCAGCCCAAAGGGCGGTACGCGCCGGGTACAACTGTATTGAACTGCATGCCGCCCACGGCTACCTGATGCACGAGTTTCTCTCGCCTCTCAGCAATGTCCGCGCAGATGCATACGGCGGCAGCCTGAAAAACAGGATGCGCTTTCCGCTTGAAGTGCTGGAGGCCGTGCTCGCGGCCGTTCCGGCCAACTACCCGGTTGGCGTGCGCGTTTCCGGCACCGACTTTGTGGACCAAGGCTGGAACGTGCAGGAATGCGCCACCTTCGCCCAGGCTCTGGAAAAAGCCGGGGCAGCCTATGTCCACGTTTCTGGCGGTGGCCTTGCGCCAGAGCAGCGTATCAATCTTGCGCCCGGCTATCAGGTTGGGCTGGCGGCTGCGGTCAGGGCGTCGGTAACCAGCCTGCCTGTCATTGCCGTTGGGCTCATCACCGAGCCGGAACTGGCCGCCAGCATTGTGGTGTCAGGTCAGGCCGACATGGTGGCCATAGGCCGCGCCATGATGTACGACCCGCGCTGGGCCTGGCATGCCGCGGCCGCTCTTGGGCAGACCATTGCCGCGCCCTCGCAGTATCTGCGCTGCAAGCCGCACAACGTAAAGGACCTGTTTGCCTGAGCGGTTTGACTGCACACACATAAATAACCAACGGCCCCGCATCTTATAGGATGCGGGGCCGTTGATGTTTATAAAACGGCACAGGGCCGAAATTTCAGGCTGTCAGGGCTTGTTGGCCTTCTGGACGTTTGACTGGCTTTCTGCCCCGGAACTGTTTTCAGCGCCCGATTCAGAACTGGCGCTTGCCTCTGCAGGGGCGAAGGGTTGCGTTTGCGGCTGGGCATCTGCCCTGCGCAACTGCCAGCGTGTGATGGTTTTGTTGCTGAACATGCGCAGCGGAATATAAAAAAGAATAAACCAGAAAACCATGCCTGGCTGATTGCCAAACAGGGGCAGGCTAAAGGGCAGCTCCGGGCTGATCAGGCCAAAACGCAGTTTCATCCAGGCCAGCACAATGGGCACTGGCCACAGCGATGCCACAAACAGCGCGTTGCTGAGCGAAAAATAGTAGCCAAAGGCTTCGTGCCCCTGACGGTTCACGGCCTTAAAGGCCTCCTTGCCAGAATTCTGCAAGGCCGATTCGCTCAGCTCATGGTAATGGCGCATGTCGTCCTGCAGCTGCTTAAGACGCTTGCGGTGCATGCGCTGGGCCATGCGCAGGGTGGCAATGCCAATAAGGGCCGTCAGCAGGGCCAGGGCGGCTGTGCCAAAAAAGTAGGCTGCCTCTGGCTGCCCCACAAGGCGGTAAGGCAGCACTAAAAAGGGATCAAGCCAGACCAGTAGTTCTTCCATATGCTCAGCGGCTCCGTTATCCGCGCCGGGGGCCTTGTGCGGCACCGGCGCACGGGCGGGTGGTTGATTGTGAACAAAAGCAAACACTGCATCCCCTTGGGCTTGCCAGGGAGATGCAGTGCTTGTTCATATTTTCAGCACAGTTCGGGCAATGCCCGAATGCTAGCCGAACATCTTGATGTTGAAGAAGCCGCGCAGGATGTAATCCGTACCCACGTACAGGGCCAGCACGATGAACAGGCGCTTCAACCAGATTTCGGAGAAGAAACGCGAGGTGTAGGGGCCAACAATGGAGCCCACAGCGATACCGGCCAGTTCAAGACCAACCAGGTTCCAGTCCACCAGCGCGCCGTGCAGCATGAGGGTGGTGATACCGGTGATCATGCTGAGCAGCACGGCCAGAGCGGAGGTACCGGCGGCCAGATACATGGGCAGCTGGGTAACACTGGTGATGAAGGGCACGAGCAGGAAGCCGCCGCCCACACCAAGGAAGGCCGCGATGCTGGCGATAACCACGCCGCCCAGGAAGGGAATCAGCGGATTAAAGGAAAATTCCACGCCGCAGAAGGTGAACTGGCAGGTGGTGAAGGTAAACTTGATGAGCTTGACGCCCGTGGGCATGGCAGTGCCTTCGGTCTTGCACTTGGCGGCAGCTTCAAAAGCCTTGGCGGCTTCCTTGGCCTTGGCCTTGGAGCGCTGGCCGGCGGGCGAGGTTTCCCACATCAGGTACAGGCCCAGCACCAGCACGAAAAGACCAAAATAGCCCTGATAGGACGAGAAGTTCAGCTTGCCAGCGGTCAACGAAACAGCCGCGAAAGCACCCACAATGGAGCCGAGACCCAAGGCAAAGCCCAGGGGCAGCACAAGGCGCTTCATGCGGTAGTAGCTGAACGTGCTGATAACGGCAGAAAGACCGGCGAGCATCTGGTTGGAGGCGCGCACAGAGTCGGTAACGGATTTGTTGAGCGGGGTTTTGCCAAAAGATTTGGCATACGCGCCAAGGCCGTGCACGGTCATGTGGCCCACGCCAGCCATAACGCCGCCAAAAGCGCCCACGGTCGAGAAAATCCAGCCCACCCACAAGGCCCAGCCAAAGGCCAGAATCATGTTGACCTTGGGGCCGCCGGGGATACCCAGATAGCCGGGTTCGGCCTGCATGTTCAGGGTTTCAGGGGCAGTTTCCACCTGTTTGGCAATGGCATTGGCAAGCACACTGCCGTCGGCGGCAAAAGCGGCGCTGGCGGCAAGCACCGCAAGCGAGGCTACTAGGCCCATAAGTATCCATTTGTTTTTCATTCCAACTCCTCCCGATCAACGCTGCACACGCAGCGGATTATAATACCGGAAAACGCCCCTCAAAGCGGATTCCTAAAAAAACACATGTACCCACGTGAGCAGCATCTGTGGAAAAACGCCCCACAGTACCACACCTGCCAGACAGAACAGAAGAACCGCCCTCACTCCCGCACCGCCCGAAGCTGCCTGAACAGGCACGGGGTGATTTGCCGGGGCGTCCTGCATATACATGCGTCGTGCCACTCCAAGATAATACCAGGCCGAAATGGTGCTGCTGACCACAGCCACAAGCACCGTCAGGGTATACCCAGCCGAAAAGGCTTCTTTAAAGAGCATGAATTTGCCCATAAAGCCCGCAGTCGGCGGAATGCCCGTCAGCGAAAAAAGAAAGACCAGCATGGCCGCAGCCAAAGCAGGATGATGCGCGGCAAGGCCAGCGTAGTCATCCAGATCTTCCCCCGCATCGGCCAGAGGATTATTGCCCAGTTTTTGCCCGTGCACGGCAAGGTAGCCCATAATGGCAAAGGCCCCCATATTCATGCACAGATAAATGGTCAAATACGCCGCTGTGGCGCGCAAGCCATCGGCAGTACAGGCGGCGATTCCCAAAAGCGCATAACCCGCGTGGGCTATGGCAGAATACGCCAGCATGCGCTTGAGGCTTGTTTGCATTACAGCGGCAATGTTGCCCAGAAGCATCGTCAACGCGGCCATAAAGGCCAACGCCCCGCTCCACTGCGTGCCCATCTGCGGCAAAGCCATGACCAGCACGCGCGCAAGTACGGCAAAGCTGGCCGTTTTGGCCGCCACCGACATAAAGGCGGTCACGGTTGTGGGCGCACCTTCGTACACGTCTGGAATCCACACATGGAAGGGCGCGGCTGCCACCTTGAAACCCATGCCTGCCAGCATGAGGGCCAAAGCAACAACCAGGGCGGGCAGCGTTTGCCCGTTAGCGGCAACAGGCAAGGCAGCGGCAATCTGCGTCAGCTCCGTGTGCCCGGTAAGCCCATACAACAGGGACATACCGAACAGCAACAGGGCCGAGGCAAAACTGCCCATCAAAAAGTACTTGATGGCCGATTCACTGCTGCGGGTATCGCCGGTGCGCAGGGCAGCCAGGGCATAAATGGGCAGTGCCATGAGCTCAAGGCCCAGATAAAGCACAATAAGATCGCCCGCCGATGCCATGATGCACATGCCCAGTGTTGAACATACCGCAAGGCAGTAATATTCCCCCTGGCGCATTTGGGCATGTGAAAAAAAACTTTCGCTCATTAACGCCGTAAATGCAAGTGCCATGACGCAAACAGCTTTAAACAGTGCACCAAAGCCATCGGCGCGGAACATTCCGTCAAAAGCAGTAACTCCACCGCCACCAGAAACCGCCACAATGGCCGCCAGAGTCGCCACTGCGCCAACTACTGTCAGCCATTGCAGAAAGGCCCGTTCGCGCGGAAAAAACATATCGCTGCACAGCAAACCGATGGCCGTGACCAAGAGCGTCAGCTCCGGCAAGAGGGCCGGGATATCTTTCAGCAACGGCAGAGCCGAAAGAGGCGCTACGGATATGGCTGTCATGTTAGCTCCTATGGTGTTGCCCTTGTGCGGCCAAGCACAATACCCCTGTGGGCTGCCGCCTTGCCAGCGTCCCGGGCCGGGGCCGCAAATATTTACCGGGCCGTGACAGCAGGCGGCATGCACCGCCCGCGTCGCAGCTGCTAGTAACTGGAATAAGCCGCAAAAGCCTGCTGGGTATTCGCCACCAGATGTTCCACCGTGGCGTGCATGTATTCCAGCAGCGCATTGGGGAAAATACCGATGCCAATGATCAGCACGGCCATGACCAGCAGTATGGCAACCTCGCGCAGATCAAGTCTTTCGCCTATCAGCCCGCTTACGGT contains the following coding sequences:
- a CDS encoding rhodanese-like domain-containing protein; amino-acid sequence: MMTAVKSISAQSLRQKDLKQALIVDVRTPMEFAEKRLAHPATLAPVTELDPQMVALRSGALPSTPIYTLCASGRRAQTAAAKFIEAGFTDITVIEGGLAACKEAGFPTVGQGLPKTGETSPTLDRQVRLVAGALTALFVLLGLFAHKAFLLGALFIGCGQVFSGLTNWCGLALLLARAPWNKKGCTGGACPIGGGKSPGASCQ
- a CDS encoding serine hydrolase domain-containing protein, with the protein product MITLFNCLSDHRGRLRAVACFITLFAVLSVWPCGGINDGMPNGISVRCAAAASTGDEHDAVGTPDATLAKRLDAVLDEAIAQQKIVGAVVMAARNGQLVYQRAVGMADRENGRAMSLDTRFRLASMSKAIVSVAALALADQGMIDLDDPVTRWIPFFTPMYHGKVEHGITIQHLLTHTAGLSYGFLEPADGPMAQAEVSDGLDNPTITLEENIWRLASVPLYYEPGTSWKYSLAIDVLGEVVSRAGGDSLPDVVKKYVTGPLGMTSTGFVADRPEMLAAAYLWADGKPHRMAETEVVPHGVSATRYEPGRALDDQAYPSGGAGMVGTAADYLKFLEALRTGGGPVLKPETATAMTSDQVCSVYSQRMSATAKKTNEVVAPGWGFGYGGAVLLQPEKAEYNAGAGTLSWSGAYGTHFFMDRENGISFVVLTNTTPTGMAGPFAVGLAQALYGQKTDKKAAKK
- a CDS encoding carbonic anhydrase; this encodes MKNVERLLQGNEFFQKNYFCKHEEELLDLVSSGQHPKVLYIGCADSRVIPSLITNTPPGQLFVLRNVGNFVAPYKPDEDYHAMAAGIEYAVTALNVEEIIICGHTHCGAIAALYKDIHDEAFVHTQKWLSLGKKAKELASLALGKDEEQEKLLRLTEKLSIIFQIENLMTYPCVSNKVSNGELHVHGWLYHIETGEIKYYDPDEHDFLALKK
- a CDS encoding methyl-accepting chemotaxis protein, coding for MQLRTKVCIPIAAITLAIGICCYFIIQKQFENLNDTNIQNLVEAKSSQMQQAIELCSEQAMRMAALMSRMPEVEAAYKKAMEGDVNDENSAASQEGREMLRKSLAPMIDGFTAVIGEKPQIHYHLPPARSFARLWRDKQTKKGDKWVDISDDLSSFRPTVLDVNKNGKALCGVEIGSGGFEIRGLAPVTGVAGNRLGSVEVLVSFTHVLEGLNTGAGQSAMLYMNLEHLKVATGLQDKNKNPIVADSYVLVRGTKEGKTEALLDKAFLDASRKGSITRIVGSTLLSGMPITDYQDRQIGILVFSTDLAEQQNIMSRAGIIITTTFLTLLVVPLIMIFVVLSITVLRPVQNIRQTIQEIAEDRAVLANRLQYHSGDEIGALALWFNKLLDKIESMLSEVQGYKNLLNAVPDPIFGVDEDYRIIIANTATETLLKKDIDKLKGQFCHDNFNTAVCQTEDCPIAQSKLSGSFIQAGIIDIGSGEKPHFVQPVSDVLRDGQGNRIGYVEIARDVTSLVLKEREIEETMKHMREVNASIAQASHSLAEASSLMTNRFHKVAEGADTQNHRAQETATAMEEMTSTVHEVAQNAAAAADQTEDARQKAQTGAGIVDEAISAIAEVNSHTSTLLKEMESLETHTQGIGRILGVISDIADQTNLLALNAAIEAARAGDAGRGFAVVADEVRKLAEKTMLATKEVAEAVTAIQSVARGNMQEMRTTVDTVSRATDMAHQSGTALTEIVEIVENASSSVQSIATAAEQQSATSEEINRAIVDVKHVAESTNKLTNELNTTVAELSHLADQLKRLSQS
- a CDS encoding sulfite exporter TauE/SafE family protein, encoding MKNKWILMGLVASLAVLAASAAFAADGSVLANAIAKQVETAPETLNMQAEPGYLGIPGGPKVNMILAFGWALWVGWIFSTVGAFGGVMAGVGHMTVHGLGAYAKSFGKTPLNKSVTDSVRASNQMLAGLSAVISTFSYYRMKRLVLPLGFALGLGSIVGAFAAVSLTAGKLNFSSYQGYFGLFVLVLGLYLMWETSPAGQRSKAKAKEAAKAFEAAAKCKTEGTAMPTGVKLIKFTFTTCQFTFCGVEFSFNPLIPFLGGVVIASIAAFLGVGGGFLLVPFITSVTQLPMYLAAGTSALAVLLSMITGITTLMLHGALVDWNLVGLELAGIAVGSIVGPYTSRFFSEIWLKRLFIVLALYVGTDYILRGFFNIKMFG
- a CDS encoding MBL fold metallo-hydrolase, whose product is MSAPNVRGFFDPVTATWTYVVWSATDAQRRCAIIDSVLDFDMYACRTSTASADAVIDFVRQQNFVVEWILETHIHADHITAASYIKEKMGGKIAISKHMLDIIATWTPIFQTQEDTPADGSAFDYLFDNDEEFTIADMPAKIIHTPGHTPADTTYIVGNAVFVGDTIFLPDVGSGRCDFPGGSADDSYDSSRKLFALPNDTRIYVGHDYPPEGMRGPQCMATVAEQKTGNVRLNQQVGKADFVTRRRADDSGKAVPPLILPSLQANMRTGKFGKAVNGMQYVKLPLNRM
- a CDS encoding NADH:flavin oxidoreductase/NADH oxidase, translated to MNPLFSPIKLKGLTLNNRIVVPPMDQYSAQDGLPGNWHVMHYGNLAASGAGLLIVEATAVEAPGRISPQDMGLWNDAQEAAHKHMIDTIRSYSATPLGIQLGHAGRKGSTARPWEGGKPLPADGAGWEICAPSALPYAPGHQTPAELTTADIARLTRSFVASAQRAVRAGYNCIELHAAHGYLMHEFLSPLSNVRADAYGGSLKNRMRFPLEVLEAVLAAVPANYPVGVRVSGTDFVDQGWNVQECATFAQALEKAGAAYVHVSGGGLAPEQRINLAPGYQVGLAAAVRASVTSLPVIAVGLITEPELAASIVVSGQADMVAIGRAMMYDPRWAWHAAAALGQTIAAPSQYLRCKPHNVKDLFA
- a CDS encoding NADH-quinone oxidoreductase subunit N — translated: MTAISVAPLSALPLLKDIPALLPELTLLVTAIGLLCSDMFFPRERAFLQWLTVVGAVATLAAIVAVSGGGGVTAFDGMFRADGFGALFKAVCVMALAFTALMSESFFSHAQMRQGEYYCLAVCSTLGMCIMASAGDLIVLYLGLELMALPIYALAALRTGDTRSSESAIKYFLMGSFASALLLFGMSLLYGLTGHTELTQIAAALPVAANGQTLPALVVALALMLAGMGFKVAAAPFHVWIPDVYEGAPTTVTAFMSVAAKTASFAVLARVLVMALPQMGTQWSGALAFMAALTMLLGNIAAVMQTSLKRMLAYSAIAHAGYALLGIAACTADGLRATAAYLTIYLCMNMGAFAIMGYLAVHGQKLGNNPLADAGEDLDDYAGLAAHHPALAAAMLVFLFSLTGIPPTAGFMGKFMLFKEAFSAGYTLTVLVAVVSSTISAWYYLGVARRMYMQDAPANHPVPVQAASGGAGVRAVLLFCLAGVVLWGVFPQMLLTWVHVFF